The segment CGACGTCGTGGGTCTGAAGGCGATGGCAATCTTCGCGCAGCGCGCGTTCTGGACATTGCGTCCGGGTGGCGTGAAGGTTCACGCCGGCGCGCCGGTGATCGAATGCGAGATGGTCGAGGAGGACTTCAAGGAGCTGGCTGCGGCCGGCGTCAAGCTGCTCGGCGAGGTCGGCTTGGGCGGCGTCAAGGACGGACCGACCGCGCGCAAGATGGTGGGCTGGGCGCGCAAATACGGCATCCAGAGCACGATCCACACCGGCGGTCCCTCGATCCCCGGCTCCGGCCTGATCGACAAGGACGTGGTGCTGGAGGCCGACACCGACGTGGTCGGCCACATCAATGGTGGCCACACGGCGCTGCCCGACGACCAGATCCGCTGCATCTGCGAGGGCTGCAAGCGCGGGCTCGAGATCGTCCATAACGGCAATGAGCGCTCGGCGCTCTACACCCTGCGCATCGCGCGCGAAATGGGCGACCTGCACCGCGTCATCCTGGGCACCGACGGGCCGGCCGGCTCCGGCGTGCAGCCGCTTGGCATTTTGCGCATGGTCTCGATGCTGTCCTCGCTCGGCGAGTTGCCGGCCGAGATCGCATTTTGTCTGGCCACCGGCAACACCGCGCGGATGCGCGCGCTCGATTGCGGCCTGATCGAGGTTGGCCGCGCCGCCGATTTCGTTCTCATGGACAAGGCGCAGCACTCGCCCGGCAAGAACATCCTGGACAGCGTCCAGCTCGGCGACCTCCCCGGCATCGGCATGACCATCATCGACGGCATCGTGCGCACCCAGCGCAGCCGGAATACGCCACCGGCCGGCAAGGTGCCGGAGGTGGTGGCGAAGTAGGCGCGGGAAAACGGTGCCGTAGGGTGGGCAAAGCGAAGCGCGCCCACCGTTGCTCCCTGACGAAAGATGGTGGGCGCGGCGCAAACGCGCCTTTGCCCACCCCACGAGATCACCTCAGCTTATTGAGAAGCCCCATCAGCGTCTCGCGCTCTTTCGCATCAAGCGGCGCGAGAGTCTCCCGCGTAATCGCGAGTGCATTTGATGCGAGCTTTTCCGCAAGCTGCTGCCCGGCGCGCGTCAGGCTCACCAGCAGGCGCCGGCCATCCTCCGGATCCTGGCTGGTCTCGGTCAGGCCGCGCGCCGTCAGGCGGTCGATCACGCCCTTGATGGTCGCGACATCCATCGCCGTCAGCCGCCCAAGCTGGTTCTGCGAGCATGCCCCCGTCTCGGCGAGCTTCGACAGAGCCGCCCATTGCGTCGGCGTCAGATTGGTGCCGATGTCGCGTGAGAAGATCGCGCTGTGACGCTGCCAGACCTGGCGCAGGATGAAGCCGACCTGCTCGTCGAGCACGTATGGCGGTTTCGCCGGTTTGACACCCTTCTTCGCCGTGACGCTTCTCGCCATCCGCTCGCAGCCCTTCCCTTTGCCCTCACAAGGACAGATGCGCGTCGCGGATATCCGGACGCGCGTCGAGCTCGGCCATGGTGCCGCCGAAGCAGATGCGGCCGCGCTCGATGATGTAGGCGCGATCGGAGATCAACCGCGCGAAGTGCAGATTCTGCTCGGAAACGACGATGCTCACGCCCTCCTTCTTCATGGTCAGGATGGCATCGACCATCTGCTCCACGATTTTGGGCGACAGGCCTTCGGAGGGTTCGTCCAGCAGCACCAGCGACGGATTGCCCATCAGCGTGCGCGCGATCGTGAGCATCTGCTGCTCGCCGCCGCTCATGCGCCCGCCCGGGCGGTTCTTCATCTCGCCCAAGTTCGGAAACAGCGTGAACAGCTTCTCGCGGGTCCAGTACGGCGCATTCGGCCGCTTCGGCTGACGGCCGACTTCGAGATTCTCCTCCACCGTCAGATCGGTGAAGATGCGCCGCTCTTCCGGCACATAGCCAAGCCCCTCGCGCACGATCTCGTGCGTCGGCTTGGCCGAGACGTCATTGCCCTCGAACATGATGCGGCCGGAGCGCTGCGCCACGAGGCCGACGATCGAGCGGAAGGTCGTCGACTTGCCGGCGCCGTTGCGACCGAGCAGCGCCACCACCTCGCCCTCGCCGACCTCGAAACCGATGTCGAACAGGATATGCGCCGGGCCGTAATGGCTGTTGAGGTCCTGCACCGTGAGCTTCATGCCGAGGCCCCCTGGCGATGCCCGCCCTCGTAAAGCAGGCCCTCGCCGAGATAGATCGCCTGCACCTGCGGATTGCCGCGCACCTCGGCCGGCGAGCCTTCGGCGATCAGCGTGCCGCGGTTGAGCACGATGATGCGGTCGGCGTGCTCGAACACCACATCCATGTCGTGCTCGGTGAAGAGCACACCGATCGACTTTTCCCGCGCGATTCGCGCGGTGAGCCGCATCAGCTCGACGCGCTCGCGCGGCGCCATGCCGGCGGTCGGCTCGTCCATCAGCAGGAGCTTTGGCTCGTTGGCGAGCGCCACTGCAA is part of the Bradyrhizobium commune genome and harbors:
- a CDS encoding amidohydrolase family protein, yielding MAHDAPQATGPSKLVIRNIGLILSGALEKPILDGDTIVAENGKITAIGRFKDLDTEGATTIVDANGTTVTPGLIDSHVHPVAGDWTPRQNQINWIDSSLHGGITTMISAGEVHMPGRPRDVVGLKAMAIFAQRAFWTLRPGGVKVHAGAPVIECEMVEEDFKELAAAGVKLLGEVGLGGVKDGPTARKMVGWARKYGIQSTIHTGGPSIPGSGLIDKDVVLEADTDVVGHINGGHTALPDDQIRCICEGCKRGLEIVHNGNERSALYTLRIAREMGDLHRVILGTDGPAGSGVQPLGILRMVSMLSSLGELPAEIAFCLATGNTARMRALDCGLIEVGRAADFVLMDKAQHSPGKNILDSVQLGDLPGIGMTIIDGIVRTQRSRNTPPAGKVPEVVAK
- a CDS encoding MarR family winged helix-turn-helix transcriptional regulator → MARSVTAKKGVKPAKPPYVLDEQVGFILRQVWQRHSAIFSRDIGTNLTPTQWAALSKLAETGACSQNQLGRLTAMDVATIKGVIDRLTARGLTETSQDPEDGRRLLVSLTRAGQQLAEKLASNALAITRETLAPLDAKERETLMGLLNKLR
- a CDS encoding ABC transporter ATP-binding protein, giving the protein MKLTVQDLNSHYGPAHILFDIGFEVGEGEVVALLGRNGAGKSTTFRSIVGLVAQRSGRIMFEGNDVSAKPTHEIVREGLGYVPEERRIFTDLTVEENLEVGRQPKRPNAPYWTREKLFTLFPNLGEMKNRPGGRMSGGEQQMLTIARTLMGNPSLVLLDEPSEGLSPKIVEQMVDAILTMKKEGVSIVVSEQNLHFARLISDRAYIIERGRICFGGTMAELDARPDIRDAHLSL